The Ferrimonas balearica DSM 9799 genome includes the window GCGTTACGCTCGCCGGTCGGCTTGTACTCGATAAAGACGGTGGCCATGGCGGCACCAATCTTGTCACGGGTAAAGTCGGCCATCTTGTTACCACCGGCGGCATCCAGGTTGATGTTCACCTGCGGTTGGCTGGTTTCGCTGAAGCCGGACTGGGCGCCGGTGATGTGATCACCGGTCAGGATAACCTGCTGCTCCAGTACCACCGGACGACCATCGCGGTCTTCATACAGACGGGTGCCCGGCGGAACCAGGCCACGGGTCGCGGCATTCAGGTCAACGTTCTGGGCCACCATGCGGAACTCCAGGGTCGCGGTCGCGCCCAGGATCTCTTTGGCACGAGCGGTGTCCTGTACACCGGGCAGTTCCACCGTGATGCGCTCGGCACCCTGGCGCTGAACCACCGGCTCGGCAACGCCCAGCTCGTTCACACGGTTACGCAGAATGTTGATGTTCTGGTTGAGGGCGTACTCTTTGATCTCTTTCAGGTAGGGCTCAGAGAGGGTGGCCAGGATCACCAGGTCATCGGGCTGGCTGAACACCAGGTTGGCGTTGCGGCCACGCAGGTAGCTGTAGGCCTGTTCGGCCACAGCGGCGTCACGGAAGCGCACCTCTACGGCGTCTCCCACCACGCGCACACCGGAGTAACGCAGGCGCTGCTCACGCAGGTCGGCGCGGAAGTCGGTGACAATCTGCTCCTGCTGCTTGTGCACCGCCTCGTTCATGTCCACTTCCATCAGGAAGTTCACACCGCCGCGCAGGTCGAGACCCAGCTTCATCGGGTTGCCGCCCAGCGACTTCAACCATTCGGGGGTGGCCGGCGCCAGGTTCAGAGCAACGATGTAGTCGCCCCCCAATGCCTGTGCTACCACTTCCTTGGCTTCGATCTGATCCTCGGCGTTGCTGAAACGCGCCAGGATCTGACCCTCTTCCATAATGACGCTCTTGGCAGACAGCCCTTCCCCTTGTAAGGCGGTCTGGACCTGGTCCAGCGTGGCGCTGTCCAGAGCCACGTTCCGGGTTGCAGAGATCTGCAGTGCCGGATCCTCACCGTAGAGGTTTGGCGCCGCGTAGAGCGCCCCGATGGCGATCACGAAGATCACCAGCAGGTTTTTCCACATCGGGTATTTATTCAACACGCCGGTGCCCCTTAATGTCTTGGTGGTCTTATTCTTCTATTACAGAGACTTCACAGAGCCTTTCGGCAGCACTGCGGTGATGAAGTCTTTCTTGATGGTCACTTCGGTGTTCTCGCCCAGGGCCAGAACCAGGTAATCATCGTCAGCAGTCACTTTTACGATCTTGCCTACCAGGCCGCCGTTGGTCAGCACTTCGTCGCCCTTGGCCAGAGACTCAACCAGGTTCTTGTGCTCTTTTACGCGCTTGTTCTGCGGACGCAGGATCATGAAGTAGAAGATCAGGCCGAACACCGCCAGCATGATAACCATCTCCATGCCACCACCCTGAGGGGCACCGGTATTGGCGTAGGCGTTTGCGATAAACATAAGCGTTAACTCTCTCGTTAGTTATTGTGATTCAGTCGTTTAACGGCGGTACTTCCCGGCCTTGGCGGGCGTAGAATTCGGCCACAAAGTCGTCTAGGGTACCGCGCTCAATGGCCCCCCGCAAACCTTCCATAACGCGCTGGTAGTAGCGCAGGTTGTGGATGGTGTTGAGGCGTGCACCGAGGATCTCATTACAGCGATCCAGGTGGTACAGGTAGGCCCGGGTGTAGTTCTTACAGGTGTAACAATCGCAGTCGGCATCCAGCGGCGAGGTATCGTCGCGGTGCTTGGCGTTACGGATCTTCACCACCCCTTCACCGGTAAACAGGTGACCGTTACGGGCGTTACGGGTCGGCATCACGCAGTCGAACATGTCGACGCCACGACGCACGCCTTCCACCAGGTCTTCCGGCTTGCCCACGCCCATCAGGTAGCGCGGCTTATCTTCCGGGATTTTCGGGCAGATGTGCTCGAGGATGCGGTGCATGTCCTCTTTCGGCTCACCCACGGCCAGGCCACCAATGGCGTAGCCATCGAAGCCGATGTTCATCAGGCCGTCCAGGGACTCGTCACGCAGGTATTCGTAAACGCCACCCTGGATGATGCCGAACAGGGCGTTCTTATTACCCAGTTTGTCGAAGGCATCACGGGAACGCTGCGCCCAGC containing:
- the yajC gene encoding preprotein translocase subunit YajC, producing MFIANAYANTGAPQGGGMEMVIMLAVFGLIFYFMILRPQNKRVKEHKNLVESLAKGDEVLTNGGLVGKIVKVTADDDYLVLALGENTEVTIKKDFITAVLPKGSVKSL
- the tgt gene encoding tRNA guanosine(34) transglycosylase Tgt; the encoded protein is MKFELITTDGRARRGRLTFERGTVETPAFMPVGTYGTVKGMTPEEVEATGAEICLGNTFHLWLRPGNEIMQKHGDLHGFMNWHKPILTDSGGFQVFSLGHMRKITEQGVHFRHPINGDKIFLDPEGSMEIQYYLGSDIVMIFDECTPYPATEEEAATSMRMSLRWAQRSRDAFDKLGNKNALFGIIQGGVYEYLRDESLDGLMNIGFDGYAIGGLAVGEPKEDMHRILEHICPKIPEDKPRYLMGVGKPEDLVEGVRRGVDMFDCVMPTRNARNGHLFTGEGVVKIRNAKHRDDTSPLDADCDCYTCKNYTRAYLYHLDRCNEILGARLNTIHNLRYYQRVMEGLRGAIERGTLDDFVAEFYARQGREVPPLND
- the secD gene encoding protein translocase subunit SecD produces the protein MLNKYPMWKNLLVIFVIAIGALYAAPNLYGEDPALQISATRNVALDSATLDQVQTALQGEGLSAKSVIMEEGQILARFSNAEDQIEAKEVVAQALGGDYIVALNLAPATPEWLKSLGGNPMKLGLDLRGGVNFLMEVDMNEAVHKQQEQIVTDFRADLREQRLRYSGVRVVGDAVEVRFRDAAVAEQAYSYLRGRNANLVFSQPDDLVILATLSEPYLKEIKEYALNQNINILRNRVNELGVAEPVVQRQGAERITVELPGVQDTARAKEILGATATLEFRMVAQNVDLNAATRGLVPPGTRLYEDRDGRPVVLEQQVILTGDHITGAQSGFSETSQPQVNINLDAAGGNKMADFTRDKIGAAMATVFIEYKPTGERNADGSPQFDKIEEVINVATIQARLGRNFRITGIGSPAEAHNLALLLRAGALIAPITIVQERTIGPSLGQENINNGMAALMWGMLAVVVFMAIYYRKFGLIAVGALVVNLVMIVGIMSMIPGATLTLPGIAGIVLTVGMAVDGNVLIFERIREELKAGRSVQQAIHEGYSNALSTIADANITTLITALILFAVGTGPVKGFAVTLMIGIATSMFTSIVGSRAVVNALWGGKRLKKLDI